One genomic segment of Methanorbis rubei includes these proteins:
- a CDS encoding ORC1-type DNA replication protein has protein sequence MSEEPFKSTGLFKKYTIKNKIFQNREVLRHSYSPRELPHRVDQIDSIAVILAPALQGATPSNILIYGKTGTGKTATVKFVGSELENESSEFSRCRMVHLNCETIDTQYRVLAQIANHISGHDLKPSDRAKNTIPATGWHTDQVYSELKNVLEQAGGLQIIVLDEIDKLVKKSGDDTLYNLTRINSDLKNARVSIIGISNDLTFKDFLDPRVLSSLSEEELVFPPYDAIQLQDILHQRAEMAFLPDSVNEDVIALCAALAAQEHGDARRALDLLRVSGELAERESSEQVLEVHVRRAQENIETDTMSECVQTLPRQGKMVLCSMLLVSSAGQKVFTSGSVINVYRELAKEMDVEPLTHRRVSDLINELNMLGIVTARVVSHGRHGRTTEIYFNSPTNQIRTVVMNDPRLRECSILHPLL, from the coding sequence ATGTCTGAGGAACCATTCAAATCTACAGGACTTTTCAAAAAATACACAATAAAAAATAAAATTTTTCAGAATCGTGAAGTTCTCCGCCACAGTTACAGCCCTCGTGAACTGCCGCACAGGGTAGATCAGATTGACTCGATTGCAGTAATTCTTGCCCCTGCACTGCAGGGAGCAACCCCTTCAAACATCCTCATCTATGGAAAAACCGGTACCGGAAAGACTGCCACCGTCAAGTTTGTCGGATCCGAACTTGAGAATGAAAGCTCGGAATTTTCCAGATGCAGAATGGTTCACCTCAACTGCGAAACAATCGACACTCAGTACCGGGTACTTGCGCAGATTGCAAATCATATCAGTGGTCATGACCTGAAACCAAGCGACCGCGCCAAAAATACCATCCCCGCAACCGGCTGGCACACCGATCAGGTCTACTCAGAACTCAAGAATGTGCTTGAGCAGGCGGGCGGTCTGCAGATCATCGTGCTGGACGAGATCGACAAGCTGGTCAAGAAAAGTGGTGACGACACCCTCTATAACCTGACCAGAATCAACAGTGATCTGAAAAATGCCAGAGTGAGTATCATCGGCATCTCTAACGATCTCACCTTCAAAGACTTCCTTGACCCCCGCGTGCTTTCCTCTCTCTCTGAAGAAGAACTCGTGTTCCCTCCTTATGACGCAATTCAGCTGCAGGACATTCTCCACCAGCGTGCAGAGATGGCATTTCTTCCAGACTCCGTGAACGAGGATGTCATCGCCTTGTGCGCGGCGCTTGCCGCTCAGGAGCATGGTGACGCACGCCGCGCACTGGATCTTCTCCGAGTTTCCGGTGAACTTGCCGAACGCGAGTCTTCAGAACAGGTCCTTGAAGTGCATGTCCGCCGCGCCCAGGAAAATATTGAGACCGACACCATGAGCGAGTGCGTCCAGACCCTTCCGCGCCAGGGAAAGATGGTGCTCTGCTCCATGCTTTTAGTCTCCTCCGCAGGCCAGAAGGTGTTCACGAGCGGCAGCGTCATAAACGTCTACCGCGAACTTGCCAAAGAGATGGATGTCGAACCCCTGACGCATCGCAGGGTTTCTGACCTCATCAATGAACTCAACATGCTCGGTATCGTGACCGCCCGCGTCGTCTCACACGGCCGGCATGGCAGGACAACAGAAATCTATTTCAACAGTCCCACTAATCAGATACGTACAGTAGTAATGAACGATCCAAGACTTCGGGAGTGCAGCATTTTACATCCACTCCTGTAA